CGCCCCATACGCAAGGAAGCCAAGCCAAACTGGTCGGACGGGCGTACTTCTTCGTCATAACCTACGTAACATTGCCCCAAGTCTTCCATATCGTGCACATCAATGCCCATCATGTGACCCAGTCCGTGAGGCATGAACAGGGCGTGCGCACCTGCTTCTACGGCATCCTCTACATTGCCTTTCATCAGCCCCAAATCCTTCAATCCCTGCGCCAACACCTTACAAGTTTCAATATGGACCGATTTATACGTCACTCCGGGACGTGCCAATTCCAGCGCACGGTCGTGACATGCCAGTACGATGCTATATACATCACGCTGGCGGCTGGTGAACTTACCTCCTACCGGAATGGTACGTGTATGGTCCGAACAATAATTGGTAACGCTTTCAGCTCCCGCATCGGTCAGCATCAGCCGTCCTGCCTGCAAGATTTGACTATGGTCATGATTGTGCAAGGTTTGCCCGTTCTGGCTCAAAATGGTGGCAAACGACACCATGTTTCCATACGAAGCCGCAATTCCATCCAATACGCCGGCAATATACTGTTCGCTCACACCCGGCTTGCAGAGGCGCATCGCGGCGGTATGCATTTCATATCCGATGTTACAAGCCTTGTCTATCTCGGCTATCTCGCACGGCTCTTTTACCGAGCGCAAGCTCACCACCGCCTTAATCAACTCCAACGAACTATGCTCCTTCACGAGCGAAGCACGGATGCCGGTCAGTTCTTCCAATAACATCATATTATCGTAACGGTAAGGAGGAAGGAAATGAATCTTGCGGCGTTGCGAAATAGCTTTGCCTATCATGCCCTTTAACTTAGCGAAGGGGAAGCTTTTAGTCACGCCTACCTGTGCAGCCAGTTCCCTTACGCTGGGTTGAGGTCCCATCCAAATGATATCGTCCATGGTCACGTCATCGCCGAAGAAATAATCCTCACCGGCATCTACGTCAAGGATACCGGCAAAACCCGGATGCGCATGCCCGAAGAAATACAAGAATGAACTATCCTGACGGAACTTATACGTATTGTCGGGATAATTGGCTGGCGCTTCATTATTACCCAATATCAAGATAACGCCATTGCCGACCTTATCCCGTAACGCCTTGCGGCGATTGCTATATACAGATGAATCGAACATAATTGTTGAAGTTTTAGTAACACCTTTGTATTAAGTGTTGCAAAAATAGAAAAATTAAACGAGAAGTGTATAGCTTCTATCCATAAAAAATATATCTTTGTTAGCAACTGGGCAACTTTTAAAAAAACATCACAATGAAACAGACTGGATTGGTATTAGAAGGCGGAGGCATGCGGGGAGTATTCACCTGCGGCGTACTCGATTACTTTATGGAGAAAGGCATCGAATTTCCATACGCAGTCGGCGTCTCAGCGGGAGCATGCAACGGGCTTTCGTATATGTCGCACCAGCAGGGAAGGGCAAAGTTCAGCAACATCGACATGCTGGCGAAATATCATTATATCGGATTGAAGTACTTATGGTTCCAACATAGCATCCTCGACCAGCACCTGCTTTATAAAGAATTCCCCGAAAAGATACTGCCTTTCGACTATGATGCGTATTTCCGCAATCCGGCACGCTTTGAAATGGTCACTACAAATTGCGTGACCGGACGAGCCTGCTATCTGGAAGAAAAGCATGACAAGGAACGCCTGCTGGCTATCGCCAAGGCATCGAGC
The Phocaeicola salanitronis DSM 18170 genome window above contains:
- a CDS encoding aminopeptidase P family protein, yielding MFDSSVYSNRRKALRDKVGNGVILILGNNEAPANYPDNTYKFRQDSSFLYFFGHAHPGFAGILDVDAGEDYFFGDDVTMDDIIWMGPQPSVRELAAQVGVTKSFPFAKLKGMIGKAISQRRKIHFLPPYRYDNMMLLEELTGIRASLVKEHSSLELIKAVVSLRSVKEPCEIAEIDKACNIGYEMHTAAMRLCKPGVSEQYIAGVLDGIAASYGNMVSFATILSQNGQTLHNHDHSQILQAGRLMLTDAGAESVTNYCSDHTRTIPVGGKFTSRQRDVYSIVLACHDRALELARPGVTYKSVHIETCKVLAQGLKDLGLMKGNVEDAVEAGAHALFMPHGLGHMMGIDVHDMEDLGQCYVGYDEEVRPSDQFGLASLRMGRRLQEGFVITDEPGCYFIPDLIDKWRAEKMHADFLNFDAIDTYKDFGGIRLEDDILIIPGGSRFTGEKHIPITVEEVEEIMK